The proteins below come from a single Miscanthus floridulus cultivar M001 chromosome 1, ASM1932011v1, whole genome shotgun sequence genomic window:
- the LOC136535695 gene encoding NAD-dependent malic enzyme 59 kDa isoform, mitochondrial-like, with translation MISPAMWRLATRRSAQVRRLLSSSAPPAPAGAAVPGPCIVHKRGNDILHDPWYNKDTAFPMTERDRLGLRGLLPPRVMSSEQQYERFINSFRSLEHNTRGEPDSIVALAKWRILNRLHDRNETLYYRVLIDNIKDFAPIIYTPTVGLVCENYSGLFRRPRGMYFSAKDKGEMMSMIYNWPAEKVDMIVVTDGSRILGLGDLGVQGIGIPIGKLDVYVAAAGINPQKVLPIMLDVGTNNQKLLEDKLYLGLRQPRLEGEEYLAVVDEFMEAVHARWPKAVVQFEDFQMKWAFETLQRYRNRFCMFNDDVQGTAGVALAGLLGAVRAQGRPLQDFTNQKIVVVGAGSAGIGVLSMAKQAMLRMPGIHRTGEGHNQFWVLDKDGLITKARKDLDSAVARFARGFGPDEVPDLPEGASLVEVVKKVKPHVLLGLSGVGGIFNEEVLKAMKESDSPRPAVFAMSNPTTKAECTPDDVFKHVGENAIFASGSPFSDVSLGNGKTGYANQANNMYLFPGIGLGALLSGARHISDGMLQAAAECLASYITDDEIRKGILFPSVSSIRHITAHVGAAVVRAAVAEDLAEGCCDVGPRELGSMSESEAVDYVARKMWYPIYSPLVSDK, from the exons ATGATCTCGCCCGCGATGTGGCGTTTGGCGACGCGGCGGTCGGCGCAGGTCCGGCGCCTCCTGTCGTCGTCCGCTCCCCCGGcgcccgccggcgccgccgtgcCGGGGCCCTGCATCGTGCACAAGCGCGGCAACGACATCCTCCACGATCCGTGGTACAACAAG GACACGGCGTTCCCCATGACGGAGCGCGACCGCCTCGGCCTCCGCGGCCTGCTCCCGCCGCGGGTCATGTCCTCCGAGCAGCAGTACGAGCGATTCA TAAACTCTTTCCGGTCGCTGGAGCACAACACGCGGGGCGAGCCAGACTCCATCGTCGCGCTGGCCAAATGGAGGATCCTCAATAGGCTGCACGACCGGAACGAGACGTTGTACTACAGG GTGCTAATTGACAATATCAAGGATTTTGCACCGATAATATACACCCCCACTGTCGGCTTGGTCTGTGAAAATTACAGTGGTCTGTTCAGACGACCCCGTGGGATGTATTTCAGTGCAAAGGATAAGGGGGAGATGATGTCGATGATTTACAACTGGCCAGCAGAGAAG GTTGACATGATAGTTGTGACTGATGGGAGTCGCATTCTAGGCTTAGGTGACCTTGGTGTTCAGGGCATAGGCATACCTATTGGTAAACTGGATGTTTATGTTGCAGCTGCTGGTATTAACCCACAAAAG GTTCTTCCAATAATGCTTGATGTGGGAACAAATAATCAAAAGCTTCTGGAGGACAAGCTAT ATTTAGGACTGAGGCAACCTCGGCTGGAAGGAGAAGAATACTTAGCTGTTGTAGATGAATTCATGGAGGCTGTCCATGCACGTTGGCCTAAAGCAGTTGTTCAG TTCGAAGACTTCCAAATGAAATGGGCCTTTGAGACTCTTCAGAGGTATCGGAACCGATTTTGCATGTTCAATGATGATGTACAG GGGACAGCTGGAGTTGCTCTAGCTGGCCTACTTGGTGCTGTTAGAGCACAGGGCCGTCCTCTCCAGGATTTTACGAATCAAAAGATAGTTGTTGTGGGAGCTGGAAG TGCTGGGATAGGTGTGCTTAGCATGGCTAAACAGGCAATGTTAAGGATGCCTGGGATCCACAGAACCGGGGAAGGGCATAATCAATTCTGGGTTCTGGACAAAGAT GGCCTTATTACGAAAGCTAGGAAGGATCTGGATTCTGCAGTGGCACGTTTTGCCAGAGGTTTTGGTCCTGATGAGGTCCCAGATCTCCCTGAGGGGGCTAGTCTTGTTGAAGTG GTCAAGAAAGTTAAGCCTCATGTGCTTTTAGGACTATCTGGAGTTGGGGGCATATTTAACGAGGAG GTTCTCAAAGCTATGAAAGAATCCGATTCCCCTCGCCCTGCAGTTTTTGCAATGTCCAACCCTACTACTAAAG CTGAATGCACTCCTGATGATGTATTCAAACATGTTGGTGAGAATGCGATATTTGCTAGTGGAAGCCCTTTTAGTGATGTTTCTTTAG GAAATGGTAAAACCGGTTATGCTAATCAAGCAAACAACATGTATCTATTTCCTGG GATTGGTTTAGGTGCCCTTCTTTCAGGTGCCAGGCATATTTCAGACGGCATGCTTCAAGCAGCAGCTGAGTG CCTGGCATCATACATCACAGATGATGAAATTCGGAAAGGAATCCTCTTTCCTTCAGTCTCCAG TATTAGGCACATCACCGCACATGTTGGCGCTGCAGTCGTCCGTGCTGCTGTTGCTGAAGACCTGGCTGAGGGGTGTTGCGATGTGGGTCCTAGGGAGCTTGGGAGCATGTCAGAG TCGGAAGCAGTGGACTACGTCGCTCGGAAAATGTGGTACCCTATTTACAGCCCCCTTGTGAGCGACAAATAA